A portion of the Stigmatella aurantiaca DW4/3-1 genome contains these proteins:
- the cysS gene encoding cysteine--tRNA ligase, whose protein sequence is MAPSSIALFNTLTMQKEPLVTAEPGVVRLYVCGPTVYSYIHIGNARTFTSFDVVVRYLRYRGYRVHYVRNYTDVDDKIIKAAHETGEEPVALAGRFVKIFQDDTRALHLVEPDVAPKVSEHLPEILRIIETLVAKGVAYESQGDVYFSVSSYPEYAKLSKRKLDDLCAGERVQPGEQKREPLDFALWKAAKPGEPSWDSPWGKGRPGWHIECSAMSAKYLGESFDIHGGALDLIFPHHENEIAQSEAASGKPFAKYWMHCGFLDIEGAKMSKSLGNVVRLRDALTRVDAEALRFFFLSTHYRHPLHFSDKAIADSEYRLEYFYETLRKVDERVGGKDFGQGPLHGEPGRFLQEFEAAMDDDFNCPGALGALSGLFGLMNELTDKPPVKDKALVGRTLQALRDTVRKVSSVLGLFEDDPTQWLLRRRDRAVKERGIDVAQVERLLSERNEARKSKNFAEADRLRSELKGQGVEIMDTVAGTSWKVAAPV, encoded by the coding sequence GTGGCCCCGTCGTCGATTGCGCTCTTCAACACGCTGACGATGCAGAAGGAGCCCCTCGTTACCGCGGAGCCAGGCGTCGTGCGCCTCTATGTGTGTGGACCTACGGTCTACAGTTACATACATATTGGGAATGCACGCACCTTCACTTCTTTCGATGTGGTGGTGCGCTACCTGCGCTACCGGGGTTACCGGGTGCATTACGTCCGCAACTACACGGACGTGGACGACAAGATCATCAAGGCGGCGCACGAGACCGGTGAGGAGCCGGTCGCGTTGGCGGGACGCTTCGTGAAGATCTTCCAGGACGACACGCGCGCCCTGCACCTGGTGGAGCCGGACGTCGCGCCCAAGGTGAGCGAGCACCTGCCGGAGATCCTCCGCATCATCGAGACGCTCGTGGCCAAGGGGGTGGCTTACGAGTCCCAGGGGGACGTCTACTTCTCGGTGAGCAGCTACCCGGAGTACGCGAAGCTGTCCAAGCGCAAGCTGGACGATCTGTGCGCGGGCGAGCGTGTTCAACCGGGCGAGCAGAAGCGGGAGCCCCTGGACTTCGCGCTCTGGAAGGCCGCCAAGCCGGGCGAGCCCTCGTGGGACAGCCCCTGGGGCAAAGGCCGGCCGGGTTGGCACATCGAGTGCTCGGCGATGAGCGCGAAGTATCTGGGCGAGTCCTTCGACATCCACGGGGGCGCGCTGGACCTGATCTTCCCGCACCACGAGAACGAGATCGCCCAGAGCGAGGCGGCCAGCGGCAAGCCGTTCGCCAAGTACTGGATGCACTGCGGCTTCCTCGACATCGAGGGCGCGAAGATGTCCAAGTCCCTGGGCAATGTGGTGCGCCTGCGGGACGCGCTGACGCGGGTGGATGCGGAGGCGCTGCGCTTTTTCTTCCTGTCGACGCACTACCGGCACCCGCTGCACTTCTCGGACAAGGCGATCGCCGACAGCGAGTACCGCCTGGAGTACTTCTACGAGACGCTGCGCAAGGTGGACGAGCGCGTGGGGGGAAAGGACTTCGGCCAGGGGCCGCTGCACGGCGAGCCGGGACGCTTCCTCCAGGAGTTCGAGGCGGCGATGGACGACGACTTCAACTGCCCTGGCGCCCTGGGTGCCCTCTCGGGGCTGTTCGGGCTGATGAACGAGCTGACCGACAAGCCCCCCGTGAAGGACAAGGCCCTGGTGGGCCGGACGCTGCAAGCCCTGCGGGACACCGTGCGGAAGGTCTCCAGTGTGCTGGGGTTGTTCGAGGACGACCCCACTCAGTGGCTGCTGCGGCGGCGCGACCGGGCCGTGAAGGAGCGGGGGATCGACGTGGCGCAGGTGGAGCGGCTGCTCTCCGAGCGCAACGAGGCCCGCAAGTCCAAGAACTTCGCGGAGGCGGACCGGCTGCGCTCGGAGCTGAAGGGGCAGGGCGTGGAGATCATGGACACGGTCGCGGGGACTTCCTGGAAGGTCGCCGCGCCCGTTTGA
- a CDS encoding FHA domain-containing protein — protein MSAPKKQEAELPFDDDEITPLQADDPRPQRVPQFPVGPRRMPRGPRSPRQMHQDRELLPRFDARDSSEPGHTSASLYVEKGPGAGQLIPVNQGVLVIGRASACDLRLQHPSISRRHVQLLRTGERFILRDLGSQNGTFINRVKIEGDVELCPGDELTLGNSVLKLRGTGSTASKVVQNLALPDPPPARRTLRRRHVALITAGVGMLLALLSLIFL, from the coding sequence GTGTCGGCGCCCAAGAAGCAGGAAGCGGAGCTTCCCTTCGACGACGACGAGATCACCCCGCTCCAAGCGGATGATCCCCGGCCGCAGCGTGTGCCCCAGTTTCCCGTGGGTCCCCGCAGAATGCCGCGCGGCCCCCGGAGCCCTCGGCAGATGCACCAGGATCGCGAGCTGTTGCCCCGGTTCGATGCACGCGACTCCTCCGAGCCTGGCCACACCTCCGCCTCCCTCTATGTGGAGAAAGGCCCCGGCGCCGGCCAGCTCATCCCCGTCAATCAGGGGGTGCTCGTCATCGGCCGTGCCTCCGCGTGTGACTTGCGCCTCCAGCACCCCTCCATCAGCCGCCGCCACGTGCAGCTGCTGCGCACCGGGGAGCGGTTCATCTTGAGAGATCTTGGCAGCCAGAACGGCACCTTCATCAACCGCGTGAAGATCGAAGGCGACGTGGAGCTGTGCCCCGGGGACGAACTCACCCTGGGCAACTCCGTCTTGAAGCTGAGGGGAACGGGAAGCACTGCTTCCAAGGTGGTTCAGAACCTGGCCCTCCCAGACCCCCCCCCGGCCCGCCGGACCCTGCGGCGCAGGCACGTGGCGCTGATCACCGCCGGCGTGGGGATGCTCCTGGCCCTCCTGAGCCTGATCTTCCTGTAG
- a CDS encoding CarD family transcriptional regulator, which yields MQTSFKTGDKAVYPGQGVGEVMGIEHTEVAGQRQSFYVLRILENGMRIMIPINKVGLVGLREIISEEDVKQVYSILKEKDISVDSTTWNRRYREYMEKIKTGSVFEIAEVLRDLYLLKGDKDLSFGERKMLDTARSLLIKELSLAKDCSEEEIESDLKKIFNIAS from the coding sequence GTGCAGACCAGCTTCAAGACTGGTGACAAGGCGGTTTACCCGGGCCAGGGCGTCGGCGAGGTCATGGGTATCGAGCACACCGAAGTGGCCGGTCAGCGTCAGTCCTTCTACGTGCTGCGCATCCTGGAGAATGGGATGCGGATCATGATTCCAATCAATAAGGTCGGCTTGGTAGGCCTGCGGGAGATCATCAGCGAGGAGGACGTCAAGCAGGTCTATTCCATCCTCAAGGAGAAGGACATCTCGGTCGACTCCACGACCTGGAACCGGCGCTACCGGGAGTACATGGAGAAGATCAAGACGGGCTCCGTCTTCGAGATCGCCGAGGTTCTGCGCGACCTGTACCTCCTGAAGGGCGACAAGGATCTCTCCTTCGGAGAGCGCAAGATGCTGGACACGGCGCGCTCGCTGCTCATCAAGGAGCTGTCGCTGGCGAAGGACTGCTCCGAAGAGGAGATCGAGTCCGACCTGAAGAAGATCTTCAACATCGCCTCCTAG